From Theileria annulata chromosome 1, complete sequence, *** SEQUENCING IN PROGRESS ***, one genomic window encodes:
- a CDS encoding uncharacterized protein (Tap465h02.q1ca.cand.24 - score = 23.66;~SMART RING (SM0184) at aa 218-263, E()=2.74e-02) yields MVEILMEDNSGIYYCHYCKSERTENQLDFLLSEEIKCLECQMTGFVEKDYVIESDVNTGQNTIGQNTIGQNTIGQNTVYSLFPENQSNESIFSIFGMPLNTFISDLFQGSFCIPMRSVDRNVPMEVRFANDMASFVSSFPFQLTRVENTFEINPEDFSRVFSTFISDPFNNQSLNQVLQFIMQSDPNRYGSPPASREFINNLKVHTLNEELAKEYESCSICTEEFQQGDQVHWLTDNKDLCKHVYHVNCIIPWLKRRNSCPVCRFEVPTDDENYNNQKELLRNQITQEVQRNLNTNTTNN; encoded by the exons atggtagaaatattaatggaAGATAATTCTggtatatattattgtcATTATTGTAAATCTGAACGAACAGAAAATCAACTTGATTTTCTATTATCagaagaaattaaatgttTAGAATGTCAAATGACAGGATTTGTAGAAAAG GATTATGTAATTGAATCTGATGTAAATACTGGACAAAATACTATAGGACAGAATACTATAGGACAGAATACTATAGGACAGAATACagtttattcattattccCAGAAAATCAATCAAATGAATCCATTTTTTCCATATTCGGAATGCCattaaatacatttataagTGATTTGTTTCAAGGATCATTTTGTATCCCAATGAGATCAGTAGATAGAAATGTACCAATGGAAGTGAGATTTGCAAATGATATGGCATCGTTTGTTAGTTCATTCCCATTTCAATTGACTAGAGTTGAAAACacatttgaaattaatcCTGAAGACTTTTCTAGAGTCTTTAGTACATTTATAAGTGATCCTTTTAATAATCAGTCATTGAATCAGGTGTTACAATTCATTATGCAATCTGATCCAAATAGATATGGTTCACCACCAGCTTCTAgggaatttattaataatttaaaagtCCATACATTAAATGAAGAATTAGCAA AGGAATATGAAAGTTGTTCAATTTGTACTGAAGAATTTCAACAAGGTGATCAAGTTCATTGGCTTACTGATAATAAAGATTTATGTAAACATGTATATCATgttaattgtataatacCATGGCTTAAAAGACGTAATTCTTGTCCTGTTTGTAGATTTGAAGTACCAACCgatgatgaaaattataataatcaaaaagaattattaaGAAATCAAATCACACAAGAAGTACAAAGAAATCTTAATACAAATAcaacaaataattaa
- a CDS encoding cyclin, putative (Tap465h02.q1ca.cand.25 - score = 24.00;~SMART CYCLIN (SM0385) at aa 20-112, E()=7.05e-06; 134-225, E()=6.36e-01), translating into MIDEHVDKKTYEMLLAYGSEQIQKAGILLQLHAVTIATGQSILHKFYLYHSLKEFDIRKTSASCCFIACKLEENHRKLEQIAKIFEFLKYYEDKYYKYSIENENKLKKEILEIEKQILIGFAFRLDKIIVSPHRYILQYTYTLFHNLDKYSSHTVDKLAQRAWGYLNDSMRTSLCCMIKPAAISVGCIYLAATSLGIPLKKETMWFKVFETTWEEIVIVCKTMYSLYSMGKPKYLII; encoded by the exons atgATTGATGAACATGTTGATAAAAAAACATATGAAATGTTATTAGCATATGGATCAGAACAAATTCAA aAGGCtggaattttattacaacTTCATGCTGTTACTATAGCTACTGGACAATCaattttacataaattttatttataccatagtttaaaagaatttgatataaga aaGACATCAGCTTCTTGTTGTTTTATAGCATGTAAATTGGAAGAAAATCATAGAAAGTTGGAACAAATTGCTAAAATATTcgaatttttaaaatattatgaagacaaatattataaatattcaatagaaaatgaaaat aaattaaaaaaggaaattttggaaatagaaaaacaaatattgATTGGATTTGCTTTTCGACTTGATAAAATCATTGTTTCACCTCATAGATATATACTTCAATATACATATACTCTTTTTCATAATCTGGATAAATATAGTTCTCACACAGTAGATAAACTTGCACAAAGAGCTTGGGGATACTTAAATGATAG tATGAGAACATCATTATGTTGTATGATTAAACCTGCTGCTATATCAGTTGGTTGTATATATCTTGCAGCAACATCATTAGGAATACCACTTAAAAAG gAAACAATGTGGTTTAAAGTATTTGAAACTACTTGGGAAGAAATTGTTATAGTATGTAAGACTATgtattcattatattcaATGGGAAAacctaaatatttaataatataa
- a CDS encoding uncharacterized protein (Tap465h02.q1ca.C.cand.2 - score = 9.39;~Signal peptide predicted for TA09755 by SignalP 2.0 HMM (Signal peptide probability 0.965, signal anchor probability 0.000) with cleavage site probability 0.665 between residues 20 and 21), which translates to MAKFIYFLVIIFVKLLICECENVVLNISAKPVELNTNKINSNTYFVNGLPCKKFAPKPNNSVKKVMEGNIKVWEDSRSECTDAIVYPETDRPKLVHLFITTDARSSHEYYSREGDKWTKIDEAKYRTLLDEFLPQTSRPSMGKKKGSFQLPSLFIVFLQFFLYSF; encoded by the coding sequence ATGGCtaaatttatctatttcttagttataatatttgttaaattgCTCATCTGCGAGTGTGAAAATGTAGTATTAAATATCTCTGCAAAACCAGTAGAATTgaatacaaataaaataaattccaatacatattttgtaaatgGACTTCCATGTAAAAAGTTTGCCCCTAAGCCTAATAATAGTGTTAAAAAAGTTATGGAAGGTAATATTAAGGTTTGGGAAGATTCTAGATCTGAATGTACTGACGCTATAGTTTATCCTGAAACTGATAGACCGAAACTTGTACATTTATTCATAACTACTGATGCCAGAAGTTCACATGAATATTATTCTAGAGAAGGTGATAAATGGACTAAAATAGATGAAGCGAAATATCGTACATTGCTGGATGAATTTTTACCACAAACTTCACGTCCTTCTATGGGTAAAAAGAAAGGTTCATTCCAATTACCAAGTCTTTTTATCGTctttttacaatttttcTTGTATTCTTTCTAG